A genomic window from Candidatus Pelagisphaera phototrophica includes:
- a CDS encoding aldehyde dehydrogenase family protein, whose translation MSTAALNPTDIQAFTAEDFSPPDAFVNFCSNGGQPLDSIIGGKRVPGSMNAAIDVINPGTKEVLARVAEMGYDEVNLAVECGYQAYHRGWKNTSVEERAALILKLVELFERDKDVFLACEILNGGKVSELAEGDMGVVRGSAEYFVGIARKALFGDSEVTLVGKSMNAYTHVEPWGVVAGIIPWNYPVVLTAWFMMPALMAGNCIIIKPSEETPLSALYLAKLAEEAGFPAGVINVLPGRGELTGKFISEHPGIRYISFTGSPGVGQAILQAADKHGTRVKREMGGNGSAIVCADADPELVARMIGRNVNQHYGQTCSTIHRVFAERSVFDDFLQASEVFFKELVIGNQAERGTQLGPVINSRQPQRIMEGIAFAKAKGADAILEGGHTLVPGHDGYYLKPTLLRSPAGSNCNPSEVFHAFVNVQPVDSVEQALQFANNTLYGLGSSVWTKDLELGQRIAKQFRDGTGQVNCHNTVADGIPYAGQGISGGPGGGVSCADTLRDYLQTKAIYISEYPG comes from the coding sequence ATGTCCACAGCTGCACTTAACCCCACCGATATTCAGGCCTTTACGGCGGAAGACTTTTCCCCGCCCGACGCATTCGTCAACTTTTGCTCAAACGGAGGGCAACCCCTTGACAGCATTATTGGCGGAAAGCGAGTACCCGGCTCTATGAATGCCGCGATCGACGTTATTAATCCCGGGACAAAAGAGGTGCTAGCCCGCGTCGCGGAGATGGGGTATGACGAAGTGAACTTGGCAGTTGAGTGTGGATACCAGGCCTACCATAGAGGCTGGAAAAACACTTCAGTAGAAGAGAGAGCCGCTCTCATTCTCAAGTTGGTCGAGCTTTTCGAGCGTGATAAGGATGTGTTCCTAGCTTGTGAGATCTTAAACGGAGGCAAGGTGTCCGAACTAGCCGAGGGCGACATGGGTGTAGTACGTGGATCAGCCGAGTATTTCGTAGGCATTGCTCGGAAGGCGTTATTCGGCGACAGCGAAGTTACACTTGTCGGCAAGAGTATGAATGCCTATACACACGTAGAACCATGGGGTGTCGTCGCGGGAATAATTCCCTGGAATTACCCGGTAGTGCTTACGGCTTGGTTTATGATGCCCGCCCTGATGGCAGGAAATTGCATCATTATAAAGCCGAGCGAAGAAACCCCTCTCAGCGCCCTCTATTTGGCAAAGTTGGCGGAGGAAGCGGGATTTCCAGCCGGAGTTATCAACGTACTTCCCGGGCGAGGTGAATTGACCGGAAAATTCATTTCAGAGCACCCAGGGATACGCTATATCTCGTTTACCGGGTCGCCGGGTGTGGGACAGGCCATCCTCCAAGCCGCGGATAAGCATGGCACGCGGGTAAAGCGGGAAATGGGCGGAAATGGATCGGCTATTGTTTGCGCAGATGCCGATCCGGAGCTGGTCGCTCGCATGATTGGGCGAAACGTCAATCAGCACTATGGGCAGACATGCTCGACGATTCATCGTGTCTTCGCGGAACGCTCGGTATTCGACGATTTTCTACAAGCCTCAGAAGTTTTCTTCAAGGAGCTGGTCATCGGTAATCAGGCGGAGAGGGGAACCCAGTTGGGGCCCGTCATAAATTCGCGTCAGCCACAGCGGATAATGGAAGGAATCGCCTTTGCCAAAGCCAAAGGAGCCGACGCAATTCTCGAGGGGGGGCATACTTTGGTTCCTGGACACGATGGATATTACCTGAAGCCGACTTTGCTCCGGTCGCCTGCTGGCTCAAATTGCAATCCCTCTGAGGTCTTTCATGCCTTCGTCAATGTACAGCCGGTCGATTCAGTAGAACAAGCATTGCAGTTTGCTAACAACACGTTGTATGGGTTAGGTTCAAGTGTCTGGACAAAGGATCTCGAATTGGGACAGCGAATCGCCAAGCAGTTCAGGGATGGTACGGGTCAGGTCAATTGCCACAACACCGTAGCGGACGGAATTCCGTATGCAGGACAAGGAATTTCGGGTGGCCCTGGGGGTGGTGTCAGCTGCGCAGACACCTTGCGAGACTACCTTCAAACCAAGGCCATCTACATTTCTGAGTATCCAGGATAG
- a CDS encoding 3-keto-disaccharide hydrolase, which translates to MKIFNSIIITICLLLLSACSTSNESEGWNDLSGSFDAWNQMGDGNWRIEDGLFVVDSGTGQLVTKQSFANFQIQLEFWTDEGANSGIFIRASDPKNITDTNAYEVNIFDTRPDQTYRTGGVVNHAAPSEIINTPNQWNTYDITADGDKFTVILNGVTTAEFIDDTHSSGPFTLQCAGGTLKFRNVRVREL; encoded by the coding sequence ATGAAAATTTTTAATTCCATAATTATTACAATCTGCCTCCTACTCCTGTCTGCCTGTTCTACAAGCAACGAATCAGAGGGCTGGAACGATCTTTCAGGGAGTTTCGACGCTTGGAATCAGATGGGAGACGGTAATTGGCGCATCGAGGACGGCCTATTTGTTGTCGATTCGGGAACCGGCCAACTCGTCACGAAGCAGAGCTTCGCCAATTTTCAAATTCAGCTCGAATTCTGGACCGATGAAGGAGCTAATAGCGGCATCTTTATTCGTGCATCCGACCCGAAGAACATCACCGACACGAACGCCTACGAAGTGAATATTTTTGATACGCGACCCGATCAGACCTATCGCACTGGAGGCGTCGTGAATCATGCCGCTCCGTCAGAAATTATCAATACGCCCAATCAGTGGAATACCTATGACATTACGGCGGACGGAGATAAGTTCACCGTAATCTTGAATGGAGTGACCACAGCGGAATTCATAGACGACACCCATAGCAGTGGACCGTTCACTCTTCAATGCGCAGGGGGCACCCTCAAATTCCGCAATGTGCGTGTGCGGGAGCTTTGA
- a CDS encoding ThuA domain-containing protein encodes MLSASALLIALASPLQAQKSSKPLKVLLITGGCCHSYATQKNVIKKGLETRANVVVDQVHTDDSSNNPPLSIYRNPNYAKGYDVVVHDECAAGMADLSVLNGVLAPHRNGIPGVNLHCAMHSYRVGNHRMPAEPGTDDNLWFDYLGIQSSGHGPKEPIAISFTNTEHPITKTLEDWATIEEELYNNVQVFPTAKALAKGFQFQPKRSAKNGNVIAAKNDEAVVVWTNEYHGTRVFSTTIGHFDETVADERYLDLVTRGLLWSCNKLNDNYLK; translated from the coding sequence ATGCTTTCTGCATCGGCGTTGCTGATTGCACTCGCCTCGCCGCTCCAGGCCCAAAAGTCTTCCAAGCCGCTCAAGGTACTTCTGATTACCGGCGGTTGTTGCCATTCTTATGCGACGCAGAAGAATGTTATCAAGAAAGGTCTAGAAACTCGGGCAAATGTTGTGGTTGACCAAGTACACACGGACGACTCCAGCAACAACCCTCCACTCTCTATCTACCGCAACCCTAACTACGCCAAGGGCTACGACGTTGTCGTTCACGACGAATGCGCCGCTGGGATGGCCGATTTATCCGTTCTCAATGGTGTACTCGCTCCGCACAGAAATGGTATTCCGGGCGTGAACCTACACTGTGCTATGCACAGTTACCGGGTAGGCAATCACAGAATGCCCGCAGAACCTGGCACCGACGACAATCTCTGGTTCGACTACCTTGGGATTCAGTCCAGCGGTCACGGCCCCAAGGAACCGATCGCGATTAGCTTTACCAACACGGAGCATCCAATCACCAAGACGCTTGAGGATTGGGCAACCATCGAGGAAGAGCTCTACAATAATGTTCAGGTCTTCCCTACTGCGAAAGCGCTCGCGAAAGGATTTCAATTCCAACCTAAGCGCTCGGCTAAGAACGGGAACGTGATCGCGGCAAAGAACGACGAAGCAGTGGTGGTCTGGACCAACGAGTACCACGGCACACGGGTTTTCAGTACTACCATCGGACACTTTGACGAAACGGTTGCGGATGAACGCTACTTAGATCTCGTAACCCGAGGGCTGCTCTGGTCCTGCAATAAGCTCAACGACAACTACCTAAAGTAG